The genomic DNA GGACGGGAGACAGCTTCAGCTTCACTCCAAAGTCTCTGATCTTCTGAGAGGGTTCAATAAACGTCCTCCCAACGTAATGAGACCTAATCAACCCTTGCTGAAACGCAACCCCGGATTTAGCAGCGTATCCCAGCGCCGCCACGACGCCAGAGTCAGGCACAGCGATCACGACATCGCAATCAACAGGCGACTCAGTGGCTAATATCTCACCGAAAACATGCCTAGACTCATACACAGACCGACCAAACACGATCGAGTTCGGTAACGAGAAGTAAATATGTTCGAAAATACACTGCTTCGGCTCGGGGTGAGGCATCAAACACTGAGACTTAACACCATCTTTATCAACAACCAAAACCTCACCAGGATAAACCTCTCTCTCATAAGTCGCCTCGATCAAATCAAGCGCGCAAGTCTCCGACGCAAACACAACAGCTCCGTTACTTCTCCTACCCATCACCAAGGGTCTAAACCCATGCGGGTCACGAACAGCCACAAGCTTATCCTCGGTAACAAACACCATCGAGTACGCACCTTGAAGCTTCTCGCAAGCATCAACAATCCTCATGAAGAAAGGTCTCGCTTTGGAGATAGCAATCAAATGAAGCACGACCTCGGTGTCAGAGCTGGTGTTGAAGATCGAACCGTTCTCCTCTAGCTCGGCTCTCAGCTTCGTGTAGTTAACCAAGTTCCCGTTGTGCGCGACCCCCACGGAGCCGAAGCGGTACCCGGCGACGAACGGCTGGACGTTTTTGAGCATGGAGGAGCCGGCGGTGGAGTAGCGGACGTGGCCGATGGCGATGTCGCCTGGTAACTGGTCGAGTTTGGACTCGTTGAAAACCTCGGAGACGAGACCGACGCCTGTTATGGTCTGGAGGACCTTGTCTTTGCTGACGGTCACGATTCCCGCGCCTTCTTGGCCTCGGTGCTGGAGCGCGTGGAGAGCTAAGTAGCAGAGGCGTGAGGCTTCCGAGTCGCCGTAGATTCCGACAACGCCGCACTCCTCACGAGGCTTCTCGTCGTAGTCGTCATCGTTGTTGTCTGAGAGGGGGGCGAGAGGGTGGTTTGCGTTTCTGGAGGAAGAGACTCTATGCGAGAGAAGGGAaggagaggaggaagagagggaAGCGGGGTGAGGAGAGAGGGAGGTTGTGGGTTTGATGAGACTACGGAGGGAACGGAGAGGCAGCGGCTTAGAGGGCTTGTTGGGTTTAGCATTGAGAGAGAGGGACGGTGAGAAGCTAGAAGTGGCCGCCAtggatgaagatgatgatggtggagGTTTGTGAAAGAAATGGCTCTTttaggtttttttatttttaattttgtttttaagggtCAAATTGGGGAAAGGGTTTTATGAATGAGTATGTAAAGCACACGTCAGTGAAGTGACCGCCTCACCCTCGACCTCGAGTATCTTTACCCTTCGTCTTTAATTCTTTGCCCTTTGATATTTCAGTGGAGAATCTCTATTTTATTCGAGGTGGGTCCCTTATTTGTATTGATCTTTGTGGAATGTTTATTTTTGTGGCTTACAAAAATAGCtcaaattgcaaatttcaaatTGAAAATTGCAAAACGAACCGGATATGGTTTGAGTCGGTCGAACCTACAAACTGTTTCAAATAGTTTCACGAAGGGATATGTTTGTTTGGTATTATGTTCTCTACCATTTCTAAGACTTGATGTTCATTCTTGGTAGTATTGACTATTGAGTAAGGATGACCCCGTTCACTGACATATATTGtagttaacttttatttttctttcatatCCAAAAATAGAGAGGAATAAATGGAAAGTAAAAGGGCCTTTAGCATACAATGTATCCTCCTCCTGATTCATTCCCATAAAAAGCGATTTTGTCCACCAAACGTGTCAAAATCAAGAATATAAGGCCTGGCAAAATTTTAGAGCAAGCAATTTTACTTTCCTAAATCAAATGATATGGGCTTTCTCAACGGTCGTGACAGCCTGCTTCTGATATTCTGAAAGATGCAAACTAAagacaacaaataaaaattgcaagaatcaaaatatttgttttgtttacctTATTTATCTCCTCCTCatttaatgtataatttattgttttgataaaaaaatataatttattctaaCTGTAAGATTCTTTTCATAGATTTTAGTTGATACTCTGCAAgtaaaatctatcttattaaaaacaataaaagaatTGGTATTAAAGAATTAATATGTGCGGATATTTACTTCATTGCATTCAAAAATCTACTGCTATTGATTTTCTTCAACAAAACAaggataaattaaaaaaaaaaaacagaaaagagacaaaaaaaaatataaagccATTTTTGTAATAATTCCATAATTTGACTAGATAGTTTCTTAATATAAGCAAACATCAAGGACCATTTGAAAAAACCTAGCTCACCTTTTAAATTATCACACGCTCTCCCTCAATATTCCTCTGCTTGCCGAAACTATCCCAAAAGCTAGAAAACGCAACGCCTGAAATGTTTGTTCTTTAACCTTTtttttcctctcctctcctcttccTTCTTCGTAACATTTTTGCCAGGAAGCAAATCTGTGAGCTTGAGAGAGATGGGGAAGAACAATAAGATCGGAAGCGTCGTGCGGATCCGTCAGATGGTGAAACAATGGCAGAAGAAAGCTCAGACTCACATCGGATCCAACAAGGAGCCTCCCGTTTCCGACGTACCTCCCGGCCACGTGGCCGTTACCGTCGGCGAGAATCGACGGAGGTACGTTGTCCGCGCGAAGCATCTGAACCATCCGATCTTCCGACGGCTCCTAGCGGAGGCGGAGGAGGAGTACGGGTTCTCCAATGTCGGTCCGCTGGCGATCCCTTGCGACGAGTCGCTGTTCGAGGAGATCATTAGGGTCGTGACTCGGTCCGAGTCGTCGGGACGTGGCGGTCCGGCGACGTTGGAGGATATCAGGAGGTGCTGCCACGTGGGGGTGGCTGCGAGGAAGGTGGAGTATTTAGGTGAATCTCGGCCGTTGCTTCCTGCGATTGCTGAAAAGTCGGTATGCTAAAGGAGTTTCGCAAACCGGGATTGATTGAATGCTTTGGTTAGAGAGAATTTTTTCAATCTCTAATTAGAgatttggtttcatttttatgtcttttttttatttttattttcgttttGATGATTCTAGTTTGACAGGAGATGGCAATTAGGGGTTTGATTGTTTTTTAATCTGGTTTATATCTAATGTCATCCCAGGATTGAAGGAGATGGTGTTTGGTTAGAGATCCTCAGTTTTAGATTTAGTTGTTTTGGATTTAGTCAAAAAtccctttttattttgttttttttggctaTTTTCACTTTGTATGTTCAGATTTCTGGATTTTAACTGAAGAAATAATAAAGAAATTTGAagatattgttttgtttattattttaaaatttggttaaatACTTTCATATGCCACATATTTATCTTCATTCTTGTCATTTTTAATTAACTCATAGTTACTTCCAAGAGATATTGTTACCGAAATCCTCTCAcgaaattaaaaatgtatatatacattacgTTTGTTGGCTCCTCTTTTTTTACAAATACAGCAAAATCTAAAGCTTGATTTCAAATTCTGAATTACATTTTTGATATTCATAGAAATTAGCTTGGAGATAGAGAAAAGACAAACAACAAAAgcaatgaaaaatatatttatcctTGTGATTATATCGTCGCATTTTCTAGATGATCAACCCGATGCTTTGATTGAGAAATTAAGGAAATCAGCTTCCACATATGCAGTTAATTACTATCTCATGTGGAATGTGATATTGATACAAcaacatatattttactaatgttcaaaaaaaaaagacatatattttactaataccATACACAATATAGATGATTAACATCATATTAGCAATACacacaaaatagtttttttaaatatcattatatataattaacattttgcaaattttatactattttcaGACTTAtcaaatacataatttatatatacctATACTGGTGCAATTTAtaagaataattaattaaaaaaaccaaattatatatgcgagaacattttaaaaataagtgtGAAATATACTGAATGTAGGTATAAGGTTTGCTTATAATCAAATACGAGAGTGTTTATTTATTCTTCCTCAGAGTTTGAGAACccatttgatatttaaaaatatgtttctcaTCTTAACCAACGTCATAATATAATTTAGCTATAGACGTGGTACCTCCACCATATCACCTAAATGGCTTACTTAACAATTAAAGAATTTTCCGCTTTAAATTGCTCCAGCTTCTAAAAACGAAGAAACATATGGCTTTGTCATGAGTCTacgagaatatttttttttaaatcaattaataCGTTAAAAGGTAATTTGAAAGAATGTTAGTGttaataaaaactgaaaaatagaTATCGTTTTTTCTAGATTTAAATGTGATCACGAATATGAGTTAAATTTCAAGAGaaacaacataaaaacaaaattatctaAACACATAACTGTACATGCAACATACTAttgagtttaaaaatatattattgagCATATCAAAATACTGAGCGATCAAATCAATAAAAACCGTTACATTGGTAATAATCTGTAGATTTAGttgcattttaatttttttatttatgtaagaCGGAGTACTTTTAGTAGACAACCATATCTTAGTAAATTATATGGATGTTGCGTAAGTGTTCATCAAAGCActaatcaatttaataatttactttaatctttcaaatattttatgttagtaatctttaaaaataaacagtCATAAGGCATTGTTCTACCGTAAGAATGTTTATGCGTTTTAGTTATGTTCAATTATTGTTCATACCATAATCTTTTTTGAAAGATTTGTGTTGATTCACTTGTgccaaaattaataaaaatatggatCCGATTAAAATCATGATTTGTTCAATACCTAAATGGGCTGAACCGATCGTTATGGTCTGAATATTTCTAACTCTTCTAACCAATCTAATAATCCAGCTGACATTAAAATCGACAATACACAAGAGAGTAATTGTTAATGCACAAGTAGAATTTGAAAGTTTCATAAAGTAAGACACTATTTGCTGTAAGATCATTTGTTGAGTAGTATTTGTCGTCATAAATCATAATCCTTCTAAatgattatgattttttttttttttggaaagtgATCATGAGAGATCCTATTGTCTGCTAAATTATTAACTTGCTTTGTTAATTACAACTTGCAAGTATTCTATCACCAAAATAATCTagttacaatatatataattggaTTATATTATACTATTCTATTAGTatagtaaattatatttcaatgtGAATCTCTTTTACTTGTCGTCTAATTTATCAATCAGCAGTTGTTTGATTATGTTGATATAAGTTTTTCAATAGAAAGGTTTAGTTGTACGACTGCGAACTAACAATATGAGTATGTTGTAGTGGTCAAGTAATATCATATTGttagatataaataattttgctTAATGCTAACGGTAGgatttaaaaccaaacaatccaTGCATGTTATTATACTATATTTTCTGAGTTCTTCAAAGTAATATTTGTTTAAGTGTTCTTCGTAATTTTGCGTTTGACTAGCGATTTAACGATGTTGCAATCGCGGCagactaaaaatataaaatcaatagaACTCGGAATGCGTGAAAAAATCTTGCGTCAATTATCGAAATCAACGATTATTCAAAACTAGAGTTTAGAAGCTGTGATTAAATTCTCCATcaactttataaatatacatCAAATATATACTAATGACTTAATATTTGGTCGTTATATAAAACCTTTTTAGAACAGTTAAATAACTATTTGATACCTGTACGGAGTATGGAAAAGCCGTAGAAGGATTCATTGCGCATGCAGTCCACATATATAATGCTGACTCTAAGAATGATTAAGGGGCTCCATATTTGGAAACAGCgcaatatcattttttttttgaaactggcttTGTACTAAGGCTTTGATTGGTATACAGCGCAATATCATTTGTAAAGTCCTTTTCAATACAACTACTTCCATTACCATGCACTGAATCATTTTCTTTGCTTTACAGTAGTGAatgtttgtaaaatataaatttgtagtTATTCAGGTCAGTTTCTCTGCTTtagtatatgtttatataaacaaaCTTGTACATTAAAGTAGATATTTTCAAAGTGAATTCAACATTTCCAATGTTTAGcatttttctagtttttttttttgcttaaagcATTTTTCTAGATGATAAAAAGAAGTCAGCCCTTTTGTTGAATGAGGAATGGATAAACTTCCACTAGGACGTACATACAATATTGGGGAATGAGACAATTAAGTGGTGATCAATCAACGTcaaaattagtttaattttgGTATAAGAAATTTATCCAAAAGTTACAGAGGGGctattagagaaaaaaaaaagaaggataaATTAAGAAAGCAAAATATAACTAACTCAAGATCTTCAATTTTGGAGAGTGTACATAACGTTATGACCTTTTTCATATGCAAGCTTTCTACGTCTTGGTATTCAAAATATTCAACCACGcaattgatatattattttagaacaTTTTAATCAAGGATATCAACTGTGTCTTGAAGTGATAAAAATCTTCATTTattcatttaaaagaaaatcttcattttattcaattttaaaaaaaatcttcattttAACATAGATTAGTGTTTGAAACTTACTAGCATATTTGATAGTTTTTGTTAATGATTATCAATTTAGCTATGTAAAAAAGAGCAATGTAGCATTGGTCACCTAGCCGTGCTCCAAATATAATGTTTCGTAAGATTAGTCTTTGGATCTAGATAATTTTTGAATCTCTACTATCACTTGAAAGAAAACAGTCTGCACTGTACAGTGAATAAGctgaaaaaataattagtgtGGTTAGTGCGGTCAGAATGAATACATATAGTTTTACACATACAAAAAAACTCCTTTCAAATATTGATGACCACTAATTTCCGTCCCAAACCCTTAAGCATAAATGGTGAGGAGTATATGCTGAACGTTTCCGAATTAATAGATCATATTGGCTTTTGAAAATTCAATCCTAATACTAGTAGCCTTTTTCTTCAAACGAATGCAGTAAAAATCTTATCTGGCTCCGTACATGATAAAGTACCCTACATTCTCTGACAAACCCATGTTCAAACATGCATTTTGAAAAGCTTATGTATATGATTTGACATATAATCTTCTTTGTATAAGAACCCTGATTATTTTGGTATCACATGGAAGTAATTTAGTTAAGTCCAAAGTTAAACACCGTTTCTTCTGGTTGATGCTCAAAATGTACTGATATCTGTGAaaaaacctatttaaattattgtgTTTTAGGAAGTAAATGACAACAACAAATTAAAATGCACTGGAATCAGTAAAAACTAATACTAGAAAATATAAACAGGTCGaggaatatttttttcttgcatTAATCAACTTCTCTCACAGAATCAAAATCTGTGAGGAAAACACTACAAGCTTCTTTTTACAGATCTAAACCCATATAAGCTCTTCTCATACGGGTTTCTTTCTTGTTAGACGAGTGAATTAACTCGTAAAAAACCCTGGATGATGGGCTTAAAAATAGAGgacaaaaaaactaatataagaGAAGAtatgctatttttttttgtaaagataaGCGTCTGCTTCTTCTTTAACTATCtccttttgcttcttcttcaaatgGTTTAACTGAAAAATATCATCGGATCATTGAGGTTAGGGTCTGAAAGACGAGTTCATCACAAGGAATGGTGAGACCCATGTCGTGATCGAATCCAAACTCTTCTTCAGCTCGTCTTAGAAGAGTTTGGAACTCAGGGTGAGTCAAGAAGGAGATTGGGACAATGTATCTGCTTCTGTTTTCTCCTACATAGACAGCGAAATGCCCCTTTGGTACATCGAGTGGAAGGCACTCTTCATCGTAGCCTCCTCCATTTTTCTTCCCTAAGCTCGAACATCTCTTCAGAATCTGCTTCAGCATTGCTGTTTGAGTGAGTTTTGAAGATTTCTTCATTATAGCCATTTGTTTTGGGGTTCTTGAGAGAGAAAAGCCTTTGGTTGTAGAAGGAGAGGGGGGAGAGAGTTATGGAGAAGGAGATGGGTGAATATTGAGGAGTCGAGGaggatatatttataaataaagatTTTGCATGTCTATGTGTCTGTGCGTATTTTACTGTAGAGAGAGAAGGACATGAAGACATGTGCATATGTGTGGAAGGAGAAGGTGGGAGCCAAAATGGCAAAGGCCAGCTGAGGATTTAATTTCATTGTTGGTCCTCTTTGTGACATTGTGGCCCCTGTTGATCTCCTGGTCCTTACCAAGATAcacgatatatattatattttttcttctttattttctaTTTCCTTTCTTCTTGGTTTAAATATTCACTTCAAACACGTATGCATGACTACTTGTATAAAAATAATCGGTAAGCAAAAATGCAAAATAATcacttatgttttatttttctaagcTCAGTAGTCAGTACTATGCCTATATGCAACCACCTTTCCATATCCGTTACTTCCATCAGAGAGACGGTATACCTATATACAGATACCAGCTTGCTAAACTACATCATTTCACAAAAAGGGCtagatttataattattatgCTCACtatcataataaatattaatattacatcACATTTCTaacaaaaatttacatattattaactaacaaaatatatatttcaacgCTGAAGCTATTCAAACAAGTACATGCCGGCTAAAAAGTACATATCCTACAACCTTATTTATACGAAAATCGATTTCATTggaacataaacttttttttctgagaTATGGGATGTGCCATGTTAGTTGCAGGCTTGCAGTGTCCAGTGGAACTCTAATCTAGGTATGCGGTTACATCTTCGAACGGCTAGGTGAACTATACCATCGATCGGACCATCATcactaataattttatatacttaaacaaatcaatataggatagtaattatataatattttattgatgatGATTTGATGGACATACAATATTTAATAAGTGACTTTTAAATTTCACATGTGTATCATCATCacgtttatttttgttttaaaatgatatagtttataaaaaatctgttcaaatataataaaaacagaagcataacaatatttttaaaaaaaattaaattgtttcttATCATTAAAAACATTCTTAAAAACTATGcagttttctaaaaaatataaatttctattcctaatattataaaacttttaatattacGAATATTTGaaatactattttgttttatcttttgatAATTCTATAATCTTATTTCgaacaaaattttctcttaatttcatgcaatttaatttaatatattttcaccaaaaaaaagaaattaaaaatatatccaatatcttaattttaaatatatacatatccattttaaatgtaaatctgaaacaaacaaaattatttattttatcctAATTTTGGATCAGTTAGataaaaattttagtaaaatattcttaagcaaatataaaatataaaatataaaaaagttaatataatttatttttcaaaaaaagattcAGCATATAGTGCAGAAAAATACCTagtaaattttgataatatttg from Raphanus sativus cultivar WK10039 unplaced genomic scaffold, ASM80110v3 Scaffold0300, whole genome shotgun sequence includes the following:
- the LOC108840428 gene encoding auxin-responsive protein SAUR50; the protein is MAIMKKSSKLTQTAMLKQILKRCSSLGKKNGGGYDEECLPLDVPKGHFAVYVGENRSRYIVPISFLTHPEFQTLLRRAEEEFGFDHDMGLTIPCDELVFQTLTSMIR
- the LOC108840004 gene encoding auxin-responsive protein SAUR50 encodes the protein MGKNNKIGSVVRIRQMVKQWQKKAQTHIGSNKEPPVSDVPPGHVAVTVGENRRRYVVRAKHLNHPIFRRLLAEAEEEYGFSNVGPLAIPCDESLFEEIIRVVTRSESSGRGGPATLEDIRRCCHVGVAARKVEYLGESRPLLPAIAEKSVC
- the LOC108842243 gene encoding amidophosphoribosyltransferase 2, chloroplastic — encoded protein: MAATSSFSPSLSLNAKPNKPSKPLPLRSLRSLIKPTTSLSPHPASLSSSSPSLLSHRVSSSRNANHPLAPLSDNNDDDYDEKPREECGVVGIYGDSEASRLCYLALHALQHRGQEGAGIVTVSKDKVLQTITGVGLVSEVFNESKLDQLPGDIAIGHVRYSTAGSSMLKNVQPFVAGYRFGSVGVAHNGNLVNYTKLRAELEENGSIFNTSSDTEVVLHLIAISKARPFFMRIVDACEKLQGAYSMVFVTEDKLVAVRDPHGFRPLVMGRRSNGAVVFASETCALDLIEATYEREVYPGEVLVVDKDGVKSQCLMPHPEPKQCIFEHIYFSLPNSIVFGRSVYESRHVFGEILATESPVDCDVVIAVPDSGVVAALGYAAKSGVAFQQGLIRSHYVGRTFIEPSQKIRDFGVKLKLSPVRGVLEGKRVVVVDDSIVRGTTSSKIVRLLREAGAKEVHMRIASPPIIASCYYGVDTPSSEELISNRMSVDEVRDYIGSDSLAFLSFETLKKHLGEEDSKTFCYACFTGNYPVKPTEDKVKRGGGDFIDDGLVGGINNIEGGWVR